A single window of Pseudophryne corroboree isolate aPseCor3 chromosome 5, aPseCor3.hap2, whole genome shotgun sequence DNA harbors:
- the LOC134927729 gene encoding ERV-BabFcenv provirus ancestral Env polyprotein-like, translating to MRNLSPTSILGTMLIILMVLTCQATAEVDITQKSGTYTFWYNSSNTEVAAYKIDFCTIAPCLNKHYAWQCDQYGTRNTPTEAYICVTSKYWGNKCAYWGSVGWNSGHSYGYQPKEALSRKDKYGESLLTRLTLHRQNRCDSKFILSIKHPQSTDAGTYVLGESFFLNPSLTPFLLQDMFNNEKYAQLKPPKPRPNLLKPHITTFKDMMAVNNPTFKDTLAIETGFSDINFWLEWMKYSASKHNKSNCYVCGKSRPHLGTVPLNIPLEQENCFFSLFNDTKTNDSQCEMWKREYPILSKNPNPGSTITIYPGNYTCYTSNTTTGRNLKTFPPGYCANKRTTVLVNQTRSLGDIYYICGDMKLRSKLDTPWYGECALAKVIMPLLMITDDPTPPSNTPANRKKRALPGGSFDPHVYIDAIGVPRGVPNEFKARDEVAAGFESLFPIVTVNKNVAWINYIYYNQQRFVNDTKDALKGIAEQLEATSQMTFQNRMALDMILAEKGGTCVYISKVEGCCTYIPDNTGPNGKVTLAINKLETLSIELKKNSGIDNPWSQYFGWFENWKQALVQISIFILVTLILLGIIVYCVIPCGKKLTSKGIDKALMYYDITTSPVTSSDSKGPDDYAQYLKNWRNKKGASLKNHVI from the coding sequence atgaggaacctgtcccctacctctatcctggggactatgttgataatcctaatggtcctcacttgccaagctacagctgaagtagacattacacaaaaatccggcacctacacattttggtataactcctccaatactgaggttgccgcctataaaatagatttctgtaccattgctccctgtcttaacaaacattatgcctggcagtgtgatcagtatggtacacgtaatacccccactgaagcctatatttgtgttactagtaaatattggggaaataaatgtgcgtattggggatcagtgggatggaattctggccatagttatggataccagcccaaagaggctctctcaagaaaagacaaatatggtgagtccctgcttacccgtcttacccttcatagacaaaacagatgtgatagtaaattcatattaagcataaaacatccccagtctactgatgcaggcacctatgtcctaggtgaatccttttttttaaacccatcccttacaccattcttgttacaggatatgtttaacaatgaaaagtatgcccagctcaagccccctaaaccacgccccaacctcttgaaacctcatataaccaccttcaaggatatgatggccgttaacaatcccacctttaaagacaccctagctattgaaactggtttctctgacatcaatttctggttagaatggatgaagtatagtgctagcaaacataataaaagtaactgttatgtctgtggcaaatctaggccccacctaggtacagtgccccttaatatacccctagaacaggaaaattgttttttcagcctttttaatgacaccaaaacaaatgacagtcagtgcgaaatgtggaaaagggaatatcccatattgtcaaaaaatcccaacccaggaagcaccataaccatatatcctggaaactatacctgttatacatctaacactaccacaggtagaaatttaaaaaccttcccaccagggtattgtgcaaataaaagaacaactgttttagtcaaccaaactagatcattaggcgacatttattacatatgtggggatatgaaacttagaagtaaattagacacaccatggtatggtgagtgtgccctggccaaagtcataatgccactcctaatgatcaccgatgaccccactcctccctctaatactcctgctaatcgaaagaaaagagcactcccaggaggtagctttgacccccacgtatacattgatgctataggggtcccaagaggtgttccaaatgagttcaaagctagagatgaggtggctgcgggttttgaatcattgttccctatagtaactgtaaataaaaacgtagcctggattaattatatatattataatcaacaaagatttgttaatgataccaaagatgctcttaaaggtatagctgaacagctagaagccacttcccaaatgacatttcaaaatagaatggcccttgacatgattctagcagaaaaaggcggtacatgtgtttacattagtaaggtggaaggctgttgtacatatattcctgacaacactggtcccaatggtaaggttactttagccataaacaagttagaaaccttatccatagaactcaaaaaaaattcaggtattgataacccatggagccaatattttgggtggtttgaaaattggaaacaggctcttgtgcaaataagcatattcatacttgtaactttaattcttttaggcattatagtttattgtgtaattccctgtggaaagaaacttacctccaaaggcattgataaggccctgatgtactatgatataaccaccagtcctgtcacctcctctgatagtaagggacccgacgattatgcccaatatctcaagaactggaggaacaagaaaggagcctcacttaagaatcatgtcatataa